From the Natrarchaeobaculum aegyptiacum genome, one window contains:
- a CDS encoding tRNA (cytidine(56)-2'-O)-methyltransferase, whose amino-acid sequence MHDEPEVAVLRLGHRPGRDERMTTHVGLTARALGADRVTFPDNAGQSRETVEDITERFGGPFEVSLTDSPKAIVRDWEGRVVHLTMYGERIQDVEADVREAHQSGAPLLLVVGSEKVTFDVYEAADWNVGVTNQPHSEVAGLAVFLDRLFEGRELEREWEDADRRVVPMETGKRVVPTDDG is encoded by the coding sequence ATGCACGACGAACCCGAAGTCGCCGTCCTCCGGCTCGGCCACCGGCCCGGACGCGACGAGCGGATGACGACCCACGTCGGCCTGACTGCGCGAGCGCTCGGAGCCGACCGGGTCACGTTCCCCGACAACGCCGGCCAGTCCAGGGAGACCGTCGAGGACATCACTGAGCGGTTCGGCGGCCCGTTCGAGGTGTCACTCACCGACTCACCGAAAGCGATCGTCCGAGACTGGGAAGGTCGGGTCGTCCACCTCACGATGTACGGCGAGCGCATTCAGGACGTCGAAGCCGACGTTCGCGAGGCCCACCAGAGCGGAGCCCCACTGTTGCTCGTCGTCGGCTCCGAGAAGGTCACCTTCGACGTCTACGAGGCGGCCGACTGGAACGTCGGCGTCACGAATCAGCCCCACTCCGAAGTCGCCGGCCTCGCCGTCTTCCTCGACCGGCTCTTCGAGGGCCGCGAGCTCGAGCGCGAGTGGGAAGACGCAGACCGGCGGGTCGTTCCGATGGAAACCGGCAAGCGCGTGGTACCGACCGACGACGGCTGA
- a CDS encoding RNA-guided endonuclease InsQ/TnpB family protein has protein sequence MKRTNTFTVRPLTDDDERVLRDLLDASAALWNEINYQRLMRYNDEDGFEGGVWDANTGALEGKYKAVLAASTAQTVRRANSEAWRGFFENKKAYYDESNTSVTKHPEPPGFRGNEDDGRVLKGVVRKDAYTVEWGDRSRVEMVVGEQLRDSHNSPKSRLRLEIVGDPNWPNYDDQGRLELWYDEIDSTFRASQPVTVSPDDQATPLADETAALDIGANNLVACTTTTGEQYLYEGRKLFQRFRETTAEIARLQSKLEEGRYSSKRIRRLYRKRTRRRDHAQEALCRDLIERLYDEGVDTVYIGGLTDVLETHWSVETNAKTHNFWAFKQFTERLACTAEEYDISVEVRSEAWTSQECPQCGSADRTTRDQDTLTCPCGFEGHADLTASKTFLKRHQNSGSSDWRTRHDVSRQRHTEQEVRPMARPVRFKWDDHEWSESPRSPARESPNEQRTDPSTVHRDGNVASGES, from the coding sequence ATGAAGCGTACCAATACGTTCACCGTGCGACCGCTCACCGACGACGATGAGCGAGTGCTACGGGATCTGTTGGACGCTTCCGCTGCTCTCTGGAACGAGATCAATTATCAGCGCCTTATGCGCTACAACGACGAAGACGGCTTTGAGGGAGGCGTGTGGGACGCCAATACTGGCGCTCTCGAAGGGAAATACAAAGCCGTTCTCGCCGCGTCCACTGCTCAGACTGTCCGCCGGGCTAACAGTGAAGCGTGGCGCGGGTTCTTCGAGAACAAGAAAGCGTACTACGATGAGTCGAATACGTCAGTTACGAAACACCCAGAACCCCCAGGCTTCCGTGGCAACGAAGACGACGGACGTGTGCTCAAAGGCGTCGTCCGAAAGGACGCATACACCGTCGAATGGGGTGACCGCTCTCGAGTTGAGATGGTCGTCGGAGAACAACTCCGGGACAGCCACAATAGCCCGAAAAGCCGTCTCCGTCTAGAAATCGTTGGCGACCCGAACTGGCCTAACTACGATGATCAAGGCCGGTTAGAATTGTGGTATGACGAGATTGATAGCACGTTTAGAGCATCGCAGCCTGTGACGGTTTCTCCAGATGATCAGGCAACTCCACTGGCCGACGAGACGGCCGCTCTGGACATTGGTGCGAACAATCTCGTTGCCTGTACTACAACGACCGGCGAGCAATATCTGTACGAAGGTCGCAAGCTGTTCCAGCGATTCCGTGAAACGACCGCAGAGATCGCCCGGCTACAGTCCAAACTCGAGGAGGGGCGATACAGTAGCAAGCGTATCCGGCGACTGTACCGCAAGCGAACCCGTCGACGGGATCACGCACAAGAAGCCCTGTGTCGTGACCTAATCGAACGGTTGTACGACGAAGGTGTGGATACCGTGTATATCGGTGGCTTGACCGACGTGCTGGAAACACACTGGTCGGTCGAAACGAATGCGAAGACGCACAACTTCTGGGCGTTCAAGCAGTTCACCGAGCGATTGGCCTGCACGGCCGAGGAATACGATATCTCGGTCGAGGTTCGGTCGGAAGCGTGGACCAGTCAAGAGTGTCCGCAGTGCGGTTCAGCAGATCGGACAACACGGGATCAGGACACACTCACCTGTCCGTGTGGGTTTGAAGGACACGCCGACCTCACGGCGTCAAAAACGTTCCTGAAGCGTCATCAGAACTCGGGGAGTTCTGATTGGCGAACGAGACACGACGTGTCTCGTCAACGGCACACAGAGCAAGAAGTCAGGCCGATGGCACGGCCCGTGCGGTTCAAGTGGGACGATCATGAATGGTCGGAGTCACCACGCTCTCCCGCGAGGGAAAGTCCCAACGAACAGCGCACGGACCCGAGTACCGTCCACCGTGATGGGAATGTTGCCTCCGGGGAGTCCTAG
- a CDS encoding ABC transporter permease, with the protein MSPDRHDWRDRDDERGPRGPNPPASGSDDSRSGWNARWAITRRELRSLRSEKTILLAIAIQLFIAAFSSFLVVGLVSMYDPNAVDGPETEIAVTGTDVDELLAAASQQDGLSATEYDDPGTAYDAFDEGRVAAIVDATRTDDDRLVVRATVPDEGLVSTLLVVQLRETLEAVEHAERLENVDRLESEPLSIPDAIDASPYVGFTYTILLPLLLFLPAFISGSIVVDSLVEERERGTLELLRVAPPSLVDVVDAKVLATAALAPIQAIAWLALLAVNGTAIASPVALIVLVTALAVLVVAVGAALALAAPDRRQAQLLYSVVIVGALVVSTLLPEHPANSVAKFAIGNATATTWLLLATSCLLAVVAVACLRWHVGRLDGETL; encoded by the coding sequence TTGTCGCCTGATCGCCACGACTGGCGTGACCGGGACGACGAGCGCGGGCCACGCGGGCCGAACCCACCTGCGTCGGGCAGCGACGACTCGAGGTCGGGATGGAACGCCCGCTGGGCCATCACCCGTCGGGAGCTCCGCTCGCTCCGATCCGAGAAGACGATCCTGCTCGCGATCGCCATCCAGCTGTTCATCGCGGCGTTCTCGTCGTTCCTCGTCGTCGGTCTCGTCTCGATGTACGATCCGAACGCCGTCGACGGGCCCGAGACGGAGATCGCCGTCACTGGTACGGACGTCGACGAACTGCTCGCCGCGGCGAGCCAGCAGGACGGCCTCTCGGCCACGGAGTACGACGATCCCGGAACCGCGTACGATGCCTTCGACGAGGGCCGGGTCGCCGCCATCGTCGACGCCACGCGAACCGACGACGACCGGCTCGTCGTCAGGGCGACGGTCCCCGACGAGGGACTGGTCTCGACGCTACTCGTCGTCCAGCTCCGGGAGACGCTCGAGGCCGTCGAACACGCCGAGCGCCTCGAGAACGTCGACCGGCTCGAGAGCGAACCGCTGTCGATCCCCGACGCCATCGACGCGAGTCCGTATGTCGGATTCACCTACACCATCTTGCTGCCGCTGCTGCTGTTCCTGCCGGCGTTCATCAGCGGCTCGATCGTCGTCGACTCGCTGGTCGAAGAACGCGAGCGCGGGACCCTCGAGTTGCTCCGGGTGGCACCCCCCTCGCTCGTCGACGTGGTCGACGCGAAGGTCCTCGCGACGGCGGCACTGGCACCGATTCAGGCGATCGCGTGGCTGGCGCTGCTGGCGGTCAACGGGACCGCCATCGCCAGTCCCGTCGCGCTGATCGTTCTCGTGACCGCCCTCGCGGTGCTGGTCGTGGCCGTCGGAGCCGCACTGGCGCTCGCTGCCCCCGATCGGCGGCAGGCCCAGTTGCTGTACTCCGTGGTGATCGTTGGTGCGCTCGTCGTCTCGACGCTGTTGCCGGAACATCCCGCAAACAGCGTCGCCAAATTCGCGATCGGGAACGCGACGGCGACGACGTGGCTGTTGCTCGCGACCTCCTGTCTGCTCGCGGTCGTCGCCGTCGCCTGCCTCCGCTGGCACGTCGGTCGACTCGACGGTGAAACGCTCTAG
- a CDS encoding penicillin acylase family protein, whose product MRRDTTRRGVLAAVLAAGVGGLTLTDARGLLESFAPLSGDAWRAADRPRPDRVESQYGEATVRYDEYGVPTIEADGEAPAYYAVGWVQGYDRLFQLDLQRRVMRGEVSELAGEATLEDDEFHVQMDFAGAAEATWDLIVDTPAGPLVEAYADGVNAVIDEQPLPLEFQLLGYEPDPWTPVDSMLMEKQISWDLTGNFGELRRAVIRDRLGEELLEALFPERMDHDVPILFEDLAYDTLESADGIDLSNGLEEDETAEGRDNVTADDASTEESGTDGDEGDDPETPRVGPALTAWLSRFESPTGVGSNSWVVSGEYTDSGAPIVAYDPHLALMTPALWYEQHVETPETSVRGATFPGVPFVITGANDAGVWSFTNVGADVLDCYTYEIDEENERYRYDGEWREFDREEREIAVSGGENRGVTVRKTVHGPLLEREGQTVGVAWTGHSATRTTEAIFEYERSEGIEDVLEATRMFDLPTQNLVYADADGRTLYYATGKLPIREVDGEVVSGNRLFDGSAGDGEWEGFTPFGESSWEEGGFVPFEEKPHAIDADVLATANQRVVDDPDHYVGVAYATPYRGARIYDRLEERVDSGDPTDLEFHRDLQNDVFDGRAPELLPDLLEAIADRADGDRLDDAIDVATADLERAAVTLEDWDHRMDRDSRGALVFARWLEHYRRAVFEPTFEDTGLDDSYYPNDWVLARLEADHELFEDRSRADAMVEALAGALEEIEREGWATYGDWNSTRVIEHPFGVEAPFLNYEERPADGSLATVKNYRVDSAVGASWRMVAEPGGRARAILPGGNSGNYFSDHYADQFQPWLDGELKPMNRTVDDGDASGDDPDVTFLEEEDG is encoded by the coding sequence GTGCGAAGAGATACCACGAGGCGTGGTGTGCTGGCCGCCGTCCTTGCCGCGGGCGTCGGCGGCCTGACACTGACCGACGCTCGAGGCCTCCTCGAGTCGTTCGCCCCGCTGTCGGGGGACGCCTGGCGGGCGGCCGACCGACCACGTCCCGACCGGGTCGAGAGCCAATACGGTGAGGCGACCGTTCGGTACGACGAGTACGGCGTCCCCACCATCGAAGCCGACGGGGAGGCCCCAGCCTACTACGCAGTCGGCTGGGTGCAGGGCTACGACCGGCTGTTCCAGCTCGACCTCCAGCGCCGGGTTATGCGCGGGGAGGTTTCTGAACTGGCCGGTGAGGCGACTCTTGAGGACGACGAGTTCCACGTCCAGATGGACTTCGCGGGCGCGGCCGAGGCGACGTGGGACCTGATCGTCGACACGCCGGCCGGCCCGCTGGTCGAGGCCTACGCCGACGGCGTCAACGCGGTGATCGACGAGCAACCGCTCCCGCTCGAGTTCCAGTTGCTGGGCTACGAGCCCGACCCGTGGACGCCCGTCGACTCGATGCTGATGGAAAAACAGATCTCGTGGGACCTGACGGGGAATTTCGGGGAACTGCGCCGGGCGGTCATCCGGGACCGACTGGGCGAGGAGCTCCTCGAGGCGCTGTTTCCCGAGCGGATGGACCACGACGTGCCGATCCTGTTCGAGGACCTCGCGTACGACACGCTCGAGTCGGCCGACGGGATCGACCTGTCGAACGGGCTCGAGGAAGACGAGACTGCCGAGGGGCGTGACAATGTAACGGCCGACGACGCGTCCACGGAGGAGTCCGGCACCGATGGTGACGAAGGCGACGATCCGGAGACACCTCGAGTCGGGCCGGCACTGACCGCGTGGCTCTCCCGGTTCGAATCGCCGACGGGCGTCGGCTCGAACAGCTGGGTGGTCTCTGGCGAGTACACCGACAGCGGCGCGCCGATCGTGGCCTACGACCCTCACCTGGCGCTGATGACGCCGGCGCTCTGGTACGAACAGCACGTCGAGACTCCAGAAACCTCGGTCCGCGGTGCAACCTTCCCCGGCGTCCCGTTCGTCATCACGGGGGCGAACGACGCCGGCGTCTGGTCGTTCACCAACGTTGGCGCGGACGTCCTCGACTGCTACACCTACGAGATCGACGAGGAAAACGAGCGCTACCGCTACGACGGCGAGTGGCGCGAGTTCGACCGTGAGGAGCGTGAAATCGCCGTCTCCGGTGGCGAGAACCGGGGCGTCACGGTTCGCAAGACCGTCCACGGACCCCTACTCGAGCGAGAGGGCCAGACGGTCGGGGTCGCGTGGACGGGTCACAGCGCGACGCGAACGACCGAGGCGATCTTCGAGTACGAGCGCAGCGAGGGGATCGAAGACGTCCTCGAGGCGACCCGGATGTTCGATCTGCCGACCCAGAACCTCGTCTACGCCGACGCCGACGGTCGGACCCTCTACTACGCCACTGGGAAGCTTCCGATCCGAGAGGTCGACGGCGAGGTCGTCTCCGGAAATCGACTCTTCGACGGCTCAGCGGGCGACGGCGAGTGGGAGGGTTTCACCCCCTTCGGCGAATCCTCGTGGGAGGAGGGCGGCTTCGTCCCCTTCGAGGAGAAACCCCACGCGATCGACGCCGACGTGCTGGCGACTGCCAATCAGCGGGTCGTCGACGACCCCGACCACTACGTCGGCGTCGCTTACGCGACTCCCTACCGCGGCGCGCGGATCTACGACCGACTCGAAGAACGCGTCGATTCCGGCGACCCGACCGACCTCGAGTTCCATCGGGACCTCCAGAACGACGTGTTTGACGGCCGCGCCCCGGAGTTGCTCCCTGACCTGCTCGAGGCCATCGCAGACCGTGCCGACGGAGATCGTCTCGACGACGCAATCGACGTCGCTACCGCAGACCTCGAGCGCGCCGCAGTGACCCTCGAGGACTGGGATCATCGCATGGACCGCGACTCCCGCGGCGCACTGGTATTCGCCCGCTGGCTCGAACACTACCGACGGGCCGTCTTCGAGCCCACGTTCGAGGACACCGGCCTCGACGACTCCTACTACCCGAACGACTGGGTTCTCGCCAGACTCGAGGCCGATCACGAACTCTTCGAGGACCGATCGCGAGCCGACGCGATGGTGGAGGCGCTCGCCGGGGCACTCGAGGAGATCGAGAGGGAGGGGTGGGCGACCTACGGCGACTGGAATTCGACGCGGGTGATCGAACACCCCTTCGGAGTCGAAGCTCCGTTCCTGAATTACGAGGAGCGACCCGCCGACGGGTCGCTGGCGACGGTCAAGAACTACCGGGTCGACTCGGCGGTCGGAGCGAGCTGGCGGATGGTCGCCGAACCGGGCGGGCGCGCTCGAGCGATCCTCCCCGGCGGAAACTCGGGCAACTACTTCAGCGACCACTACGCCGACCAGTTCCAGCCGTGGCTCGACGGCGAGTTGAAGCCGATGAATCGAACGGTCGACGACGGAGACGCAAGCGGGGACGACCCCGACGTCACCTTCCTCGAGGAGGAAGACGGATGA
- a CDS encoding GNAT family N-acetyltransferase, translating into MTDTSGIAVERVDPTDRARAIDTIVLAFGADPLIRWLFSTPQEYLEEFPSFVERYAGAAFDADGAYHVHDFAGVALWEPPGTSSAEGRTAEFLSERLEETAFVDLGTAFEQVNRSYPDDRRWHLPFVGVDPIHQRSGYGSRLLEHVLTRCDQENVVATLESTNPRNLSLYARHGFELCETIQIGDVPPIYPMVRTPRSHEDATSR; encoded by the coding sequence ATGACCGATACGTCCGGGATCGCCGTCGAACGCGTCGATCCGACCGACAGGGCCCGCGCGATCGATACGATCGTCCTCGCGTTCGGAGCCGATCCGCTGATCCGGTGGCTCTTCTCGACACCGCAGGAGTACCTCGAGGAGTTTCCGTCGTTCGTGGAGCGATACGCAGGTGCCGCGTTCGACGCCGACGGTGCCTATCACGTTCACGACTTCGCGGGTGTCGCACTCTGGGAACCGCCGGGAACCAGTTCTGCGGAGGGACGAACCGCCGAATTCCTGTCCGAACGACTCGAGGAAACTGCCTTCGTCGATCTCGGGACGGCGTTCGAACAGGTGAACCGATCCTACCCGGACGATCGGCGCTGGCACCTCCCGTTCGTCGGCGTCGATCCGATCCACCAGAGATCGGGATACGGGTCGCGGCTCCTCGAGCACGTCCTGACGAGATGCGATCAGGAGAACGTCGTCGCGACACTCGAGTCGACGAACCCGCGAAACCTGTCGCTGTACGCTCGACACGGGTTCGAGCTCTGTGAGACGATCCAGATAGGAGACGTGCCACCGATCTATCCGATGGTCCGGACGCCGCGGTCCCACGAGGACGCCACCAGTCGGTGA
- a CDS encoding amphi-Trp domain-containing protein — protein sequence MAETTAHDQDVEREHAADLLQELARELRGEDTANVQVGNKTLTLTPASTVEYGISVEERSPMFGGDREEITVTLEWKVPKPES from the coding sequence ATGGCCGAAACCACGGCTCACGACCAAGACGTCGAACGCGAACACGCTGCCGACCTCTTACAGGAACTGGCGCGCGAACTCCGCGGAGAAGACACCGCAAACGTGCAGGTCGGAAACAAAACGTTGACGCTCACCCCCGCATCGACCGTCGAGTACGGGATCAGCGTCGAGGAACGATCCCCGATGTTCGGCGGCGATCGCGAGGAGATTACGGTCACACTCGAGTGGAAGGTGCCGAAACCGGAGAGCTGA
- a CDS encoding ABC transporter ATP-binding protein has product MAIVEVDGLRKEYGAFAAVEGSTFSIDRGEVFGVVGPNGAGKTTTLKMLAGLIEPTAGTAVVAGHEPGEPAMQRRLGFLPEESPLYEDMTAREYLSFFADLYGVPGDVADGRIERTLDRLELTHRDRPLGNVSKGMKRKVAITRALVNDPDVLIFDEPASGLDPLTTNYIIEFVEELRETGKTIVFSAHNLYHVERICDRVAVMNDGRIVARGTVEEIREAHGTTEYHVTTTVDCSDALAALEPDPRLETTSYDDYVEHVVESMAHVEAIREVVDAHGGQVIDIQTETPSLEDIFLEIAAGDAADAGANGSPQPAEDVPADRDDRDRRVREDRLEGEV; this is encoded by the coding sequence ATGGCAATCGTCGAGGTCGATGGGCTTCGCAAGGAGTACGGCGCGTTCGCCGCAGTCGAGGGAAGTACGTTCTCGATCGACCGGGGAGAGGTCTTCGGCGTAGTCGGGCCCAACGGTGCTGGCAAGACGACGACGCTGAAGATGCTCGCCGGGTTGATCGAACCGACTGCTGGCACCGCGGTCGTCGCCGGTCACGAGCCCGGCGAGCCAGCGATGCAGCGTCGGCTCGGCTTCCTCCCCGAAGAGTCGCCGCTGTACGAGGACATGACTGCCCGCGAGTACCTCTCGTTTTTCGCCGACCTCTACGGCGTTCCGGGGGACGTCGCCGACGGGCGGATCGAACGCACGCTCGACCGCCTCGAGTTGACCCACCGGGATCGACCCCTCGGGAACGTCTCGAAGGGGATGAAACGCAAGGTGGCGATCACCCGCGCACTGGTGAACGATCCGGACGTCCTGATCTTCGACGAACCCGCGTCCGGACTCGATCCGCTGACGACCAACTACATCATCGAGTTCGTCGAGGAGTTGCGCGAGACGGGCAAGACGATCGTCTTCAGCGCGCACAACCTCTATCACGTCGAGCGCATCTGTGACCGAGTCGCCGTGATGAACGACGGTCGAATCGTCGCTCGTGGCACCGTCGAAGAGATTCGCGAGGCCCACGGCACCACCGAGTACCACGTCACCACGACCGTCGACTGCAGCGACGCGCTCGCGGCCCTCGAGCCCGACCCACGCCTCGAGACGACCAGCTACGACGACTACGTCGAACACGTCGTCGAGTCGATGGCTCACGTCGAGGCGATCCGGGAGGTCGTCGACGCCCATGGTGGGCAGGTCATCGACATCCAGACGGAAACGCCGAGTCTCGAGGACATCTTCCTCGAGATCGCCGCCGGTGACGCTGCTGATGCTGGAGCGAACGGTAGTCCGCAGCCTGCAGAAGACGTACCGGCTGATCGTGACGACCGGGATCGACGGGTTCGTGAGGACCGACTGGAGGGTGAGGTGTGA
- a CDS encoding PrsW family intramembrane metalloprotease: protein MTEGDQPRPDGARGAPDDAADGLSERLGRTVRIARWELSRSTGTVDRETVLVVLAVLAVVGVVGLSTAEDGLGLDDEIYVVGVDSDDPYHDVALESNQFRSIPLEEVHVEDGDGNVDLVILPGGQIETVGDHGGAAYDAFRDAVAAYTERQMAAEPDEGAAFPVLVTLDYEDRSFGGVTGQEVDGTADVADDDLTADETVRDDGADAGAENDTGEDDLAAGDLEPSLEADDGRLAVPDVGSAGEAQTAPGTPGSLAPPFPFQSLVLAFLLIVPMNLVIQAYGSTIMDERIGRRGELLLVSPASPLEIVAGKTLPYLLGLLAIVVGIVYAIGGGILAVAGALPIGLAFLAATFTGAMFARSFKELTFVTVTISVVLTTYVFVPAIFSDVTPIALISPLTLVVLDLQGESVALAEYLFSTGPFYLGSLVCALLGLGIYREEDMFDQKPVPGKALDAIVSQIDAISSRSHPYATPAVLSALFVPFVFGAQLLVVALLFAVPASIAVPITFLLAAAVEEVAKSVHIYAGYARSRFEATIGTGIVLGVVSGIGFFVAEKVTHAVQLVGLPDLSVGVAAFGPALSSDPLVLVAILLAPLVLHVVTAAIAAVGATRGRSTYVAAVGLATLVHAGYNVGVIGLVA from the coding sequence GTGACCGAGGGCGACCAGCCTCGACCGGACGGCGCTCGAGGGGCTCCCGACGACGCTGCAGACGGTCTCTCCGAACGGCTCGGACGGACGGTCCGGATCGCCCGCTGGGAACTCAGCCGCAGTACCGGAACCGTCGACCGCGAGACCGTTCTGGTCGTCCTCGCGGTGCTCGCCGTCGTCGGCGTCGTCGGCCTCTCGACCGCCGAAGACGGGCTCGGACTCGACGACGAAATCTACGTCGTCGGGGTCGACAGCGACGACCCATACCACGACGTGGCCCTCGAGAGCAACCAGTTCCGGTCGATCCCACTCGAGGAGGTCCACGTCGAGGACGGTGATGGGAACGTCGACCTCGTGATACTCCCCGGCGGGCAGATCGAGACCGTCGGCGACCACGGTGGGGCCGCCTACGACGCGTTCCGGGACGCCGTCGCTGCCTATACCGAACGTCAGATGGCCGCGGAACCGGACGAGGGCGCGGCCTTTCCGGTGCTGGTCACGCTCGATTACGAGGACCGATCGTTCGGTGGGGTGACCGGTCAGGAAGTCGACGGAACTGCAGACGTGGCCGACGACGACCTGACAGCCGACGAGACAGTTCGGGACGACGGGGCCGACGCAGGTGCCGAGAACGACACCGGTGAAGACGATCTGGCTGCAGGTGATCTCGAGCCGTCACTCGAGGCAGACGACGGCCGACTGGCCGTCCCCGACGTCGGATCGGCAGGGGAGGCCCAGACCGCACCGGGGACCCCGGGGAGTCTCGCGCCGCCGTTCCCGTTCCAGTCGCTCGTACTCGCGTTCTTGCTCATCGTGCCGATGAACCTCGTGATTCAGGCCTACGGGAGTACGATCATGGACGAGCGCATCGGACGCCGGGGCGAACTCCTGCTCGTCTCGCCGGCGTCGCCGCTCGAGATCGTCGCCGGGAAGACGCTTCCCTATCTCCTCGGACTCCTCGCGATCGTCGTCGGGATCGTCTACGCCATCGGCGGTGGCATCCTCGCAGTCGCCGGTGCCCTCCCCATCGGGCTGGCGTTTCTGGCGGCGACGTTCACGGGCGCGATGTTCGCACGGTCGTTCAAGGAACTCACCTTCGTCACCGTCACGATCAGCGTCGTGCTCACTACCTACGTGTTCGTGCCGGCGATCTTCAGCGACGTGACGCCGATCGCCCTGATCTCGCCGCTCACGCTCGTCGTCCTCGATCTCCAGGGCGAGAGCGTCGCACTCGCCGAGTACCTCTTTTCGACCGGACCGTTCTACCTCGGTTCGCTGGTCTGTGCCCTGCTGGGACTCGGCATCTACCGCGAGGAGGACATGTTCGACCAGAAGCCGGTCCCCGGGAAGGCCCTCGACGCCATCGTCAGCCAGATCGACGCCATCTCGAGTCGAAGCCACCCGTACGCGACTCCGGCCGTCCTCTCGGCCCTGTTCGTCCCGTTCGTCTTCGGTGCCCAGTTGCTCGTCGTCGCCTTGCTGTTCGCCGTCCCGGCGTCGATCGCAGTCCCGATCACGTTCCTGCTTGCCGCGGCCGTCGAAGAGGTCGCAAAGAGCGTCCACATCTACGCCGGGTACGCCCGCTCGCGCTTCGAGGCCACCATCGGAACGGGAATCGTCCTCGGCGTCGTCTCGGGAATCGGGTTCTTCGTCGCCGAGAAGGTCACCCACGCCGTCCAGCTCGTCGGATTGCCCGACCTGTCGGTCGGCGTGGCCGCCTTCGGGCCGGCCCTCTCGAGTGATCCACTGGTCCTCGTGGCGATATTGCTCGCGCCGCTGGTCCTCCACGTCGTGACGGCCGCTATCGCTGCCGTCGGCGCGACGCGAGGACGATCCACCTACGTGGCCGCGGTGGGCCTCGCAACCCTCGTTCACGCTGGCTACAACGTGGGGGTGATCGGCCTTGTCGCCTGA
- a CDS encoding winged helix-turn-helix transcriptional regulator — MSSTPSQAAETAADACPVIQSLEQIGSQWRLAVLHELQQGEQRFNELKRSTGANARTLSRVLDDLGEMGFVDRRIEEDAPIATYYSLTEKGESLEPVFDEIECWAGTWLEGDLE; from the coding sequence ATGTCATCGACGCCATCCCAGGCTGCCGAAACCGCCGCCGACGCCTGCCCCGTCATTCAGTCGCTCGAGCAGATCGGCTCCCAGTGGCGACTGGCCGTTCTTCACGAACTCCAGCAGGGCGAACAGCGGTTCAACGAACTCAAGCGGTCGACAGGGGCCAACGCCCGGACGCTCTCGCGCGTCCTCGACGACCTCGGCGAGATGGGGTTCGTCGACCGGCGCATCGAAGAGGACGCGCCGATCGCGACCTACTACAGCCTGACCGAGAAGGGAGAGTCACTCGAACCCGTCTTCGACGAAATCGAGTGCTGGGCCGGCACCTGGCTCGAGGGCGACCTCGAGTAG